The region CGCACGATCGCCATGACAAACGGGTACTCCTCCCCCCTTCGAAAAAGGGGGCCGGGGGGATTTGCTTCTGATCTTTCTTTTGCAGCCCCAGCCACGACGCCACGACAACGCAGCCAACGGGGCCGCCACTCATGAGCAAGAAGTCCGTCTTCCAATTCCGTGATGCCTCGCGCGAGATGCCCACGCGCATCCCCCTGCAACTGCGCCTGGACGGCGACTGGGGCGAGCTGTACGGCCGCTTCGCCGAAGCCGAAGCCAAGAAGCAGGCCGGCCGCTGCCTCGACTGCGGTAATCCGTATTGCGGTTGGGCCTGCCCGCTGCACAACTACATTCCGAACTGGCTCGAACTCGCGCGCGAGGGCCGTGTCCACGAAGCCGCGGCGCTGTGTCACGAGACCAACCCGCTGCCGGAGATCTGCGGCCGCGTCTGCCCGCAGGACCGTCTGTGCGAAGGCAGTTGCACCCTCAACGACGGTTTCGGCGCGGTCACCATCGGCGCGGTCGAGAAGTACATCGTCGACAGCGCCTTCGCCAGCGGTTGGCGCCCGGACTTGTCGGCGGTGAAGCCCAACGGCCGGCGCGTCGCCATCGTCGGCGCCGGCCCGGCCGGGCTGTCCTGCGCCGACCGCCTGGCCCGCGCCGGCATCCAGGCGGTGGTGTTCGACCGCTACGAAGACATCGGCGGGTTGCTGCACTTCGGCATCCCGAGTTTCAAGCTCGAAAAGTCGGTCATGCGCCAGCGCCGCGAGGTGCTCGAAGGCATGGGCGTGCAGTTCAAGCTCGGCGTCGAGATCGGCCGCGACCTGAGTCTGGACGAACTGATCGCGCAGTTCGACGCGGTGTTCCTGGGCCTGGGCTCGTACCGCTACACCGACGGCGGCCTGCCCGGCCAGGACCTGCGCAACGTCCTGCCGGCGCTGCCGTTCCTGGTCCAGAACGGCCGCGTCGTGCACAGCGAAGGCGACACCGTGCGTTCGCAGCCGATCGCCGGCTGGGAAGACCAACTCGAATTGCCCGACCTGCGCGGCAAGCGCGTGGTCGTGCTCGGCGGCGGCGACACCGGCATGGACTGTGTGCGCAGCGCGGTGCGCATGGGCGCGGCGCAGGTGCGCTGCGTGTACCGGCGCGACGAAGCCAACATGCCCGGCTCCGCGCGCGAGGTCGGCAACGCCCGCGAGGAAGGCGTCGAGTTCCTGTTCAACCGCCAGCCGCTGGAACTGCTCGGCGACGGCACCGCGGTCAATGCGGTGCGCGTGGCCGAAACGCGCCTGGGCGCGCCGGACGCGCGCGGCCGTCAACGCGCCGAAGTGGTCGAAGGCAGCGAATCGGTGCTCGAGGCCGACGTGGTCATCATCGCCTTCGGCTTCCAGCCCGATCCGCCGGCGTGGCTGGCGCAGCAGGGCATCGAGTTGACCGACAACGGCCGGATCAAGGTGCTGGCGACCAGCGAAAGCTGCGCGACGCGGCGCAAGACCGCGGCCGGGCTGCCGTATCAGACGACCCATCCGAAGGTATTCGCCGGCGGCGACGCGGTGCGCGGCGCCGACCTGGTGGTGACCGCGGCTTTCGAAGGCCGCGAGGCGGCGGCGGGCATCGTGTCGCTGTTGAGCGCGCAGGCGCCGGTGGCGGCGCGGGACGATGCGAAGCTGGCGAAGACGGGCTGACGCTTTTTCACGCCTGCAGACAGGGATGCACGGGCTCCGCACCCCGCGAGAGCTCCAGACCATCATCCCCGCGAAGGCGGGGGTGAATGGATGCGGCTTGCGAGCCACTGGCTCGCGCATCCATGAACGCCTGGGCGCTGTGCGCCCTGGCCGGGCCGCAGAGACCTCAAGCGTTCTCGCCCGGAGCCCTGGATCCCCGCCTTCGCGGGGATAACGGCCTGGGAGAAGCGCTGCGGAGCCTGATTGCCGCGAAGGCAAGTTCGCCATTGCATCGTCGGTACCGGCGATGCAGGCCGGTCCATGGGAACCGACCCACCGCTGCTCACGGCGCCGTCAGCGGCCCGGGCCGACGTCGATGAAGCGCAGGAACTCGGCGCGGGTGCGGGCGTCGTCGCGGAACATGCCGAGCATCTTCGAGGTGATCATGCTGACGCCGCGCTTGTGCACGCCGCGGGTGGTCATGCATTCGTGGGCGCCTTCGATGACCACGCCGACGCCGAGCGGTTGCAGCACGTCCTGGATCGACTGGGCGATCTGTGCGGTCATCTTTTCCTGGACCTGGAAACGGCGCGCGTAGGTCTCGACCACGCGGGCCAGCTTGCTGATGCCGACGACCTTGCCGCTCGGCAGATAGCCGACATGGGCCTTGCCGATGATCGGCGCCATGTGGTGCTCGCAATGGCTCTCGAACTCGATGTCGCGCAGCACGATCATTTCGTCGTAACCGGCCACTTCCTCGAAGGTGCGCGCCAGGTATTCGCGCGGATCGTCGCCGTAGCCGCTGAACCAGTCGCCGTAGGCTTCGACCACGCGCTTGGGCGTGTCGAGCAGGCCTTCGCGGGCGGGGTCTTCGCCGGCCCAGCTCAGCAGGGTGCGGACGGCGGCCTCGGCCTGTTCGCGGGACGGCTTGCTGTCGTTGTCGGCCATGGTCCGGCCTCTTGCATGTGGGAGGGGCATCCTACTCCACCGCGCCGCGCACGCCGAGTGCGCGGGCGGAACGCCGGGTTGCCGTGGCTGCGACGGCCGCCGCCAACCGCCACGGCCGGCAAAAAAAAGGCCGCCCGGAGGGGCGACCAGTAGACTCCCCGGGGGAGAGCGCCTAGGGAGCGGTGGTCATCGCGCGAGCCGTCAGCGCAGCGACCGGTCGAGTGCGTGAGGCAGGCTGCGCTCGATGTGATGCCATCCGTCGCGCACCGCCTCGCGCGCTTCGATCCAATGCAGGCGCGAGCTGGCGCGGTGCCGGTGCCATTCGCGTCCCAGTTCGGCCTCGACCTCTTCGAAGCGGTGCCCGCCGCAGTCCAGATAGCTGTCGTAGCCGTAACGGTAGGCGGGTTCGTAGTCGGGCCATTCGCGTCCGGCGCTGTAGTACGCGGCGAAACGGTATTCGCGATGGAAGTGCTCGCGGTATTCGCCAAGGTCGATCGCCTCGGCCACCGCCGAACCGACCTCCTTTGCGTCGAGATGTTTCATGGCCGGCGTCGGATTCCAGGGACGCCACGTGCGTCCTTGGCCACCACGCTAGGCCTTGATCCATGCAATGCAGGTGAAGATCGGATGCAACCGCGCCGATGTTCAGCAAACGGTGGCGCGCGGCTCAGCGGCGTCAGGGCCGCGTGAGGGCGGAATCACTCCGCCGGCACAGCCGTCGCGACGTCGCGGGCCTGGGCGACGCTGACCGCGTTGCGGCCGGCCACGGTGGCGCTGCGCAAAGCCTGTCGCACGCGCTCGAACAGCTCGGCGACTTGCTCGCCCCGCTGCGAGATGGCCAGGCCGATGCTCACGCTCATGGTGATCTCGTGGCCGTCGATGCGGAACGGACGCTCGGCGAAGGTGTCGGCCAGGCGACGCGCCAGCAGCTCGCATTCGACCCGTTCGCATTCGCTGACGATGCCGAAGCAATCGCCGGCCATGCGGGCGATGGTGTCGTCGGGCCGCAACACCCCGCGCATGCGCGCCAGGGCCTGCTGCAGCAGGGCGTCGCCGACCGCGCGGCCGTAGCGCGCGTTGACCTCGCCGAAGCCGTCCAGGTCGACCAGCAACAGGCCGTAAGTATTGACGTTCAGGCTGCCCGGCGAAGACCAGGCTTCGAGCATCTGTTCCAGGACCTGGGCGTTGAGCGCGCCGGTCAGCGGGTCGCGTTCGACCGACTGCCGCGCCAGCAACAGGATGCGATGGCGGTTGGCGGCATGCTGACTCAGGGCCAGGGCGAGCACGGCCGATTCCAGCACCGCGGTCAGGGCCAGGCCGCGTTCGGCCCATTCGGCGTCGCGCAAGCCGAGCGCATTGGCGGCCAGCGCGGCGGCGAACACCAGCATCGGGGTCCAACCGAGCAGGTAGTAACCGGCGTAGGGCGCGCCTTTGCGCCAGGCCGCGACCGCGATCACCAGCATCAGCGGCACGCCGAGCAGCAGCAACAGGTTGCCGCCGATGTACCACCAGCCGTAGGAGTGCTCGCGCATGATCACCAGCACCAGCAGCCAGAACATGTTGGCCCACTGGATCGCGCGCAGCACCCAGGCGGTGCGCGGCATGAGCCGCGGCAGGTCGAGGAAGCGCAGGCTGAAACCGAGTTGGAAGATCGTCGCCAGAGTCGCCAGCGCCCAGCCGATCGCCGGTTCGCTGGCCAGCCCGGCCAGCCCCCACATCTCCGAAGCGTCGCCGGACAGCAACAACAGATAGGTCGCGATGCAGGCCAGATAGGCGCCGTAACCGAGATAGACGAAGTCGCGGAACGCGACCCACACGCCGACCATCGCCACCGCCATCAGCATCATCGCGGTAAAGGCCGCGGCCATGAAGCGGGCGTCGCCGCGCTCCTGCCGCGCCAGGTCGGGAATGCTGGCGAACGACAGGCGGATCTCGCTCATCGCCGCGCGGCCCTTGATGCGCAGATAGGCCACCGAGGACGGCGGCCAGCCGTTCGGCAGGGCCAGCACCCAGCCGCGCCGCATCAGCGGCACGCCGCCGTGTTCGGCGTCCTCGACTTCGCGCGGACCGGCGCCGGGCGGGTAATACAGCAGGGGACCCATCGCGCGCGGACCGCGCAGGACCAGCAACTGGCCTTCGTATTTGCCGATCGCGCGCTGGCTGGTCAGGCGCAGCCAGTAGCCCTCGTTGCGGCGCGGCAGGCTGAAACGGATCGATTCTTCGGGCCGTTCGGCGACCAACTGGCGGATCACCGGGGCGCCGACCGGCGGCGCCTGCAGGTCGGTATCGGTCAGCAGGACCTCGACCTTCAACGATTGCGCGGCGGCCGGCAGACAGGCGCAGGCCAACGCGATCAGCAGCGCCCACAGGCCTATGCGCATACCCGGATCCGCTCCCGAACCATGAAGCTGCGCAGTCTAGCCCGAGTCGGCGCGGGTCGGCATATGGGCCGGGGAGGGGCGGCCGCCTGGGAGCTCGGCGAGGGCGGATATCGCGAGATGACGCTGAAGTCTCTGCGACCCGGCCAGGGCGCATGACGCCCTGGCGTTCATGGATGCGCGAGCCAGTGGCTCGCAAGCCGCATCCATTCACCCCCGCGAAGGCGGGGATCCACCGGACTTTCGTGCGGGAACGCTTGAAGTCTCTGCGGCCCGGCCAGGGCGCACAGCGCCCTGGCGTTCACGGATGCGCGAGCCAGTGGCTCGCAAACGCATCCGTTCACCCCGCCTGCGCGGGGATGACGAGTTGGGGAGTCCGCTCGGGTCTCCGACAGAACGCTACACCACGCTAGAGAGTCGGCGGCCGATACGAAAACTCCAGCCGGTCGCACGACCGGCTGGAGCGAATCAAAAAGACCGACGACGGGTCACGGCGAATGAGAGGGGAAGGGAGCCCCGCCGCGCCCGTTTTATCGTCGGTCAAGGGGAACCATCAACGCTGGGCGACGCCCTCGCGCACCGGCTCGCGGCCGGGCCAACCGCCCGCCATCGCCTTGTACAGGGCGATCGCGCCGGTGACGCTGCGGGTGCGGCCGTCGGCGAACGCATCCTGGGCCTGCAACTGGGTGCGTTCGGCGTCGAGCACTTCGAACAGGTCGGCGGCGCCGGCCTCGTAGCGCACGCGCGCGAGCTGGGCGGCCTTGGCGCTGTCGAGCGCGGCGCGTTCCAGGTGCTGGTCCTCGACCCGCGCCCGTGCATAGCGCACGAGGGCGTTCTCGGTGTCTTCCAGCGCCAGCAACACGCTCTGCTGATAGCGGGCGAGCTCGCCCTCGGCGGTGGCATCGGCGGCCTTGATGCGTGCACGCACGCGGCCGATGTCGAGGAACGACCAGTCGATGCCGAGCGCGACCAGGCGGGTTTCGCTGGCGCGTTCGAACAGGGCGCTGGTGTCGATCGCCTGCGAACCGATCAGGCCGCTGAGGGTGAAGCGCGGGAACAGGTCGGCGGTGGCCACGCCGATGCGCGCGGTGGCCGCGTGCAGGCGGTGCTCGGCCGCGGCGACGTCGGGACGACGGCGCAGCAGCTCGCCCGGGGTGCCGGCATCCAACCGCGCCGGCAACGCCGGCAAGGCCGAGGCCTCGTCGAGCGTGGCGATCAACGCGTCCGGCGTCTGCCCGGTCAGCACCGCGAGGCGGTGCTGGGTGACCGCGACCTGCGCTTCCAGGTTGGGCACCCGGGCCAGGGTCGCCTCGAGCTGGGCACGGGCACGCGAGGTATCGAACTCGGTGCCGCGTCCGGCGTCGAAACGCGCCTGCACCAGGCGCAGGGTTTCCTTCTGGTTGTCGGCGTTGACGCGGGCGACGCGCAGGCGTTCCTGCAGGCCGCGCAGCTCGACATAGCTGCGCGCCACTTCGCCTACGATCGACACCTGCATCGCCTGCAGATCGGCCGCGCCGGCCCAGGCTTCGGCGCGCTCGGACTCGATGTTGCGGCGCACGCGGCCGAACAGGTCGAGTTCCCAGCTCGCATTGGCCTGGACGCTGTAGCTCTCGTTGTCGCGCGCCGAGTTCGACGCGCCCGGCATCTGGTCGGAGCTCGAACGCGATTCGCTGCCGTTGGCGCTGCCGGTGATGGTCGGGAAACGGTCGAACTTGGCGCCGCGCAACAAGGCGTTGGCGCGGTCGTAGTTGGCCAGGGCGATGCGCAGGTCGTGGTTGGCCGACAGCGACTCCTCGACCAGCCGCGTCAGCAGCGGGTCGTTGAAGCTCTGCCAGAACTCGGCGTTGGCGTCGGCCACGGCGCTGCCGTCGGTGGCGGCGGCCGCGTCGGTGCGGGCGAACGCGTCCGGCGTGGCCAGGGTCGGCCGGACATAGTCCGGACCGACGGCGCAGGCGGCCAAGGCGAGCGTCAGCACGGCCACGGCGGGAAAGGTCAACTTACGCATGGATCTTCTCCAGAGGAGTGTGTTCGCCGTGCGAGACCAGCTTCTGGCCGACCAGCTTGCGCAGGGCGACGTAGAACACCGGGGTCAGGAACAGGCCGAACAGGGTCACGCCCAACATGCCGGCGAACACGGTGATGCCGGTGACCGAGCGGATTTCCGCGCCGGCGCCGTGCGACAGCACCAACGGCACGGTGCCGGCGATGAAGGCGATCGAGGTCATGACGATCGGACGCAGACGCAGGCGGCAGGCTTCCAGAGCGGCTTCGACGATGCCCTTGCCCTGCAGTTCGAGTTCGCGGGCGAATTCGACGATCAGGATCGCGTTCTTGCACGCCAGGCCCATCAGCACGACCAGGCCGACCTGCACGAACACGTTGTTGTCGCCGCCGGTGAGCCACACGCCGGCCAAGGCCGACAGCATGCACATCGGCACGATCAGGATCACCGCCAGCGGCAGGGTCCAGCTTTCGTACAGCGCCGCCAGCACCAGGAAGGCGAGCAGGATGGCGAGCGGGAACACGATCAACGCGGCATTGCCCTGGCTGGCCTGCTGGTAGCTCAGGTCGGTCCATTCGATTTCCATGCCGTGCGGCAACACCTTCGCCGCCACGTCCTTGACCACGTCCATGGCCTGGGCCGAGGACATCACGCGCGGATCGACGTCGCCGGCGATGTCGGCGGCCGGGTGGCCGTTGTAGCGCAGCACCGGGTCGGGACCGAAGGTCTGCTTGACCGTCACCATCGAGCCGATCGGCACCATCTCGCCGCGATCGTTGCGGGTACGCAGGTTGGCGATGTCCTCGACGCTGTCGCGGAACGAGCCGTCGGCCTGGGCGATGACCTGCCAGGTGCGGCCGAACTGGTTGAAGTCGTTGACGTAGGCCGAACCCAGGTAGGTCTGCAGGGTGTCGAACAGATCGGTCAGCGGCACGCCCTGGGCCTTGGCCTTGACGCGGTCGACTTCGGCGTCGAGCTGCGGCACGTTGGCCTGGTAGGTCGTGTTCGCATAACCCATGCCCGGGGTCTGCATGATCGTGCCCTGGAACGCGCTGACCGCATTCTGCAAGGCGCCGTAACCCAGGTTGCTGCGGTCTTCGATGAACAACTGATAGCCCGCGCCGTTGCCGAGGCCGAGGATCGGCGGCGGCATCAGGGCGAAGGTGAAGCCTTCCTGGAAGCCGCCGATCTTCTGGTTGAGCTCGGCGGTGATTTCCACCGCGGTACGGCTGCGCTCGCTGAACGGCTTGAGCGGCAGGAACGCCACGCCGGTGTTGGGCGTGTTGGTGAACTGCACCGCGTTCAAGCCCGGGAAGGCCATGGTGTTCTGCACGCCGTCGACCTTGGCCGCGACGTCGGTGACCTTCTTGAGCAGAGCATCGGTGCGCGCGATCGACGAGCCTTCAGGCAACTTCACCGCGGCGATCAGGTACAGCTTGTCCTGCAGCGGGATGAAGCCGGCCGGCACCACCTTGAACATCAGGCCGGTCGCGACCAACAGCACCGCATACACCACGAACACCGCGCCGCGCTTGCCCAGCGTGCGCGAGACCGCGCCCTGGTACTTCTGCGAGCTCGACGCGAAGAAGCGGTTGAACGGACGGAACAGCCAGCCGAACAGACGGTCGATCAGGCGCGACGGCGCGTCCTTCGGTGCGCTGTGCGGCTTGAGCAGGCGCGCGGCCAGGGCCGGCGACAGGGTCAACGAGTTGATCGCCGAGATCACCGTCGAGATGGCGATGGTCACCGCGAACTGCTTGTAGAACTGACCGGTCACGCCCGACAGGAACGCCATCGGCACGAACACCGCACACAACACCAGCGCGATCGCGACGATCGGGCCGGACACTTCCTTCATCGCCTGGTGCGCCGCGGCGAGCGGGGTCAGGCCTTCCTCGATGTTGCGTTCGACGTTTTCCACCACCACGATCGCGTCGTCGACGACGATGCCGATCGCCAGCACCAAGCCGAACAAACTCAAAGTGTTGATCGAGAAGCCGAGCAGGTACAGCGCGGCGAAGGTGCCGACCACCGACACCGGCACGGCCAGCAGCGGGATGATCGAAGCGCGCCAGGTCTGCAGGAACAGGATCACCACCAGCACCACCAGCGCGATCGCTTCCAGCAGGGTCGTGACCACCGCCTTGATCGAATCGCGCACGAAGATGGTGGTGTCGTACACGGCCTCGTACTTGATGCCGTCCGGGAAGCTCTCGGACAGGCGATCCATGTTGGCGATCACCTGCTCCTGGATCTGCAGCGCGTTGGCGCCCGGCGACTGGAAGATACCGATGCCGACCGCGTTCTTGCCGTCGAGCTGCGCGCGCAGGCTGTAGTCGCCGGCGCCCAGTTCCAGGCGGGCGACATCGGACAGGCGCACGATTTCGCCGTCGCTGCCGCTCTTGACCACGATGTTGCCGAACTCTTCCTTGCTTTGCAGGCGGCCCTTGGCGTTGATCAGGGTGAGGAAGTCGCTGTTGGGCATGGGGTCGGCGCCGAGCTGGCCGGCCGAGACCTGCACGTTCTGCTCGCGCATCGCGCGCAGCACGTCGCCGGCGGTCAGGCCGCGCGAGGCGATCTTGTCCGGGTCCAGCCACACGCGCATGGCGTAGTCGCCGCCGCCGAAGATCTGCGCGTCGCCGACGCCGGACAGGCGGGCGAGCTGATCCTTGACGTGCAGGCGCGCGTAATTACGCAGGTACAGGGTGTCGTACTTGCCGTTCGGCGAGGTCAGGTGCACCACCATCAGGAACACCGGCGCCTGCTTCTGGGTCGTCACGCCTTGCCGGCGCACGTCCTCGGGCAATCGCGCCAGCGCCTGGCTGACCCGGTTCTGCACGCGCACCGCCGCGTCGTCCGGGTCGGTGCCCGGCTTGAAGGTGACGGTGATCGCCAGCACGCCGTCGGAACCGGCGACCGACTTGATGTACATCATGTCTTCGACGCCGTTGATCGCTTCTTCGAGCGGCGTGGCGACGGTTTCGGCGATGACCTTCGGGTTGGCGCCCGGATACACCGTGCGCACCATTACCGAGGGCGGGATGACTTCGGGATATTCGCTGATCGGCAGGATCGGTATCGCGATCAGGCCGGCGGCGAAGATCACGATCGACAGCACCGCGGCGAAGATCGGCCGATCGATGAAAAATTTGGAAAAGTCCATGACGGATTCCTTGGTGCGGCCTTGAGCCGCATGATTCCCGGGCCCACGCCGTGGGGACGTGGACCTTGATTGCGATAACCCGTAGGCGCGTCGGCTTGGGCCGGTCATCCCCGCTGAAGCGGAGATTCGCGGACTTCAAACGTTGTCGCCCGGAGCCCTGGATCCCCGCCTGCGCGGGGATGACGAACCAAGGCTTTCCGAAGGTTTTTGGTCAGTACGCCGCCGCGCTTATTTCGCCCCGGCCGTGCTCGCGACCTGCGGACCCGGTGCCGGGGCGCCCATCGCGATGGTCTTCGGCGCCACCGGCATGCCCGGGAAGAACACCTTCTGCACGCCGTGGACGATGACCTTGTCGGTCGGCGCCAGGCCCGATTCGACCACGCGCAGCCCGTCGATCATGCGGCCGAGCACGATGTCCTTGCGCAGAGCCTCGTTCTTCGGGCCGAGCACGTAGACGTACTTGCGGTCCTGGTCGGTGAGCACGGCCTTGTCGTCGACCAACATGGCCTTGAAATCGCCGGTGCCTTCGAGCTGGACGCGCGCGAACAAGCCCTGGGTGAAGATGCGGTCGGTGTTGTCGACCACCGCGCGGGCGCGGATGGTGCCGGTGCGCGGGTCGACCTGGTTGTCGGTGAAGTCGACCGTGCCCTGGTGCGGATAACCGGTTTCGCTGGCCAGACCGATACGGACCGGGTTCTTGTTGTCCTTGCGCTCGCCCTTACGCGCCAGCTCGTTGTAGCGCAGGTAGGTCTGCTCGTCGCTTTCGAAGTAGACGTACATGGGGTTTTGCGAAACCAGCGTGGTCAGCTGGGTCTGGTCGGCCTGGGCCAGATTGCCGACGGTGACCAGGGCGCGACCGGCGCGGCCGCTGATCGGCGCGCGCACTTCGGTGAAGGTCAGGTCGAGCTGGGCCGAGGCCACCGCGGCTTCGGCCGCGCGGACCGAGGCGTTGCCCTGGGTGGTGGCGGCGCGGCGGGTCTCGAACTCTTCGCGCGAGATCGCCTTGGCCTCGACCAGGGTCTGGGCGCGCTTGTCCTGGGTCTGGGCCAGGCGCGCTTCGGCGCGTGCGCGTTCCAGTTCGGCCTGGGCGCGGTTGAGTTCGGCGCGGTAACGGCGCTGGTCGATCACGAACAGCAGATCGCCCTTCTTGACCTCCTGGC is a window of Lysobacter antibioticus DNA encoding:
- a CDS encoding FAD-dependent oxidoreductase; amino-acid sequence: MSKKSVFQFRDASREMPTRIPLQLRLDGDWGELYGRFAEAEAKKQAGRCLDCGNPYCGWACPLHNYIPNWLELAREGRVHEAAALCHETNPLPEICGRVCPQDRLCEGSCTLNDGFGAVTIGAVEKYIVDSAFASGWRPDLSAVKPNGRRVAIVGAGPAGLSCADRLARAGIQAVVFDRYEDIGGLLHFGIPSFKLEKSVMRQRREVLEGMGVQFKLGVEIGRDLSLDELIAQFDAVFLGLGSYRYTDGGLPGQDLRNVLPALPFLVQNGRVVHSEGDTVRSQPIAGWEDQLELPDLRGKRVVVLGGGDTGMDCVRSAVRMGAAQVRCVYRRDEANMPGSAREVGNAREEGVEFLFNRQPLELLGDGTAVNAVRVAETRLGAPDARGRQRAEVVEGSESVLEADVVIIAFGFQPDPPAWLAQQGIELTDNGRIKVLATSESCATRRKTAAGLPYQTTHPKVFAGGDAVRGADLVVTAAFEGREAAAGIVSLLSAQAPVAARDDAKLAKTG
- the folE gene encoding GTP cyclohydrolase I FolE is translated as MADNDSKPSREQAEAAVRTLLSWAGEDPAREGLLDTPKRVVEAYGDWFSGYGDDPREYLARTFEEVAGYDEMIVLRDIEFESHCEHHMAPIIGKAHVGYLPSGKVVGISKLARVVETYARRFQVQEKMTAQIAQSIQDVLQPLGVGVVIEGAHECMTTRGVHKRGVSMITSKMLGMFRDDARTRAEFLRFIDVGPGR
- a CDS encoding GGDEF domain-containing protein → MRIGLWALLIALACACLPAAAQSLKVEVLLTDTDLQAPPVGAPVIRQLVAERPEESIRFSLPRRNEGYWLRLTSQRAIGKYEGQLLVLRGPRAMGPLLYYPPGAGPREVEDAEHGGVPLMRRGWVLALPNGWPPSSVAYLRIKGRAAMSEIRLSFASIPDLARQERGDARFMAAAFTAMMLMAVAMVGVWVAFRDFVYLGYGAYLACIATYLLLLSGDASEMWGLAGLASEPAIGWALATLATIFQLGFSLRFLDLPRLMPRTAWVLRAIQWANMFWLLVLVIMREHSYGWWYIGGNLLLLLGVPLMLVIAVAAWRKGAPYAGYYLLGWTPMLVFAAALAANALGLRDAEWAERGLALTAVLESAVLALALSQHAANRHRILLLARQSVERDPLTGALNAQVLEQMLEAWSSPGSLNVNTYGLLLVDLDGFGEVNARYGRAVGDALLQQALARMRGVLRPDDTIARMAGDCFGIVSECERVECELLARRLADTFAERPFRIDGHEITMSVSIGLAISQRGEQVAELFERVRQALRSATVAGRNAVSVAQARDVATAVPAE
- a CDS encoding efflux transporter outer membrane subunit; amino-acid sequence: MRKLTFPAVAVLTLALAACAVGPDYVRPTLATPDAFARTDAAAATDGSAVADANAEFWQSFNDPLLTRLVEESLSANHDLRIALANYDRANALLRGAKFDRFPTITGSANGSESRSSSDQMPGASNSARDNESYSVQANASWELDLFGRVRRNIESERAEAWAGAADLQAMQVSIVGEVARSYVELRGLQERLRVARVNADNQKETLRLVQARFDAGRGTEFDTSRARAQLEATLARVPNLEAQVAVTQHRLAVLTGQTPDALIATLDEASALPALPARLDAGTPGELLRRRPDVAAAEHRLHAATARIGVATADLFPRFTLSGLIGSQAIDTSALFERASETRLVALGIDWSFLDIGRVRARIKAADATAEGELARYQQSVLLALEDTENALVRYARARVEDQHLERAALDSAKAAQLARVRYEAGAADLFEVLDAERTQLQAQDAFADGRTRSVTGAIALYKAMAGGWPGREPVREGVAQR
- a CDS encoding efflux RND transporter permease subunit codes for the protein MDFSKFFIDRPIFAAVLSIVIFAAGLIAIPILPISEYPEVIPPSVMVRTVYPGANPKVIAETVATPLEEAINGVEDMMYIKSVAGSDGVLAITVTFKPGTDPDDAAVRVQNRVSQALARLPEDVRRQGVTTQKQAPVFLMVVHLTSPNGKYDTLYLRNYARLHVKDQLARLSGVGDAQIFGGGDYAMRVWLDPDKIASRGLTAGDVLRAMREQNVQVSAGQLGADPMPNSDFLTLINAKGRLQSKEEFGNIVVKSGSDGEIVRLSDVARLELGAGDYSLRAQLDGKNAVGIGIFQSPGANALQIQEQVIANMDRLSESFPDGIKYEAVYDTTIFVRDSIKAVVTTLLEAIALVVLVVILFLQTWRASIIPLLAVPVSVVGTFAALYLLGFSINTLSLFGLVLAIGIVVDDAIVVVENVERNIEEGLTPLAAAHQAMKEVSGPIVAIALVLCAVFVPMAFLSGVTGQFYKQFAVTIAISTVISAINSLTLSPALAARLLKPHSAPKDAPSRLIDRLFGWLFRPFNRFFASSSQKYQGAVSRTLGKRGAVFVVYAVLLVATGLMFKVVPAGFIPLQDKLYLIAAVKLPEGSSIARTDALLKKVTDVAAKVDGVQNTMAFPGLNAVQFTNTPNTGVAFLPLKPFSERSRTAVEITAELNQKIGGFQEGFTFALMPPPILGLGNGAGYQLFIEDRSNLGYGALQNAVSAFQGTIMQTPGMGYANTTYQANVPQLDAEVDRVKAKAQGVPLTDLFDTLQTYLGSAYVNDFNQFGRTWQVIAQADGSFRDSVEDIANLRTRNDRGEMVPIGSMVTVKQTFGPDPVLRYNGHPAADIAGDVDPRVMSSAQAMDVVKDVAAKVLPHGMEIEWTDLSYQQASQGNAALIVFPLAILLAFLVLAALYESWTLPLAVILIVPMCMLSALAGVWLTGGDNNVFVQVGLVVLMGLACKNAILIVEFARELELQGKGIVEAALEACRLRLRPIVMTSIAFIAGTVPLVLSHGAGAEIRSVTGITVFAGMLGVTLFGLFLTPVFYVALRKLVGQKLVSHGEHTPLEKIHA
- a CDS encoding efflux RND transporter periplasmic adaptor subunit, with the protein product MSTSNYFARSGRAGVGLSVLALAASVVIALAAVGCGSQAATPEGAPPPPEVSVAQVLSKQVRQWDEFTGRVTAVESVELRARVSGYVERVAYQEGQEVKKGDLLFVIDQRRYRAELNRAQAELERARAEARLAQTQDKRAQTLVEAKAISREEFETRRAATTQGNASVRAAEAAVASAQLDLTFTEVRAPISGRAGRALVTVGNLAQADQTQLTTLVSQNPMYVYFESDEQTYLRYNELARKGERKDNKNPVRIGLASETGYPHQGTVDFTDNQVDPRTGTIRARAVVDNTDRIFTQGLFARVQLEGTGDFKAMLVDDKAVLTDQDRKYVYVLGPKNEALRKDIVLGRMIDGLRVVESGLAPTDKVIVHGVQKVFFPGMPVAPKTIAMGAPAPGPQVASTAGAK